One part of the Lotus japonicus ecotype B-129 chromosome 2, LjGifu_v1.2 genome encodes these proteins:
- the LOC130735188 gene encoding uncharacterized protein LOC130735188, producing MAVKFAQGLIMMLVITVSMFAVSMANKEWSSGFNYTDWWSRFGNHNYNNKTEQQQQQQPKQILVGGSEHWHFGYNYSDWAIKSAPFYLNDTLVFKFEAPNASTFPHSVYMFKDFYSFMKCDIKRARMLANPTQGGGEGFKFVLKKWQPHFFGCGERNGFHCNNGTMKFAVMPMLRPFWSWP from the exons ATGGCTGTGAAATTCGCACAGGGACTTATCATGATGCTAGTTATAACTGTTTCAATGTTTGCAGTGAGCATGGCCAACAAGGAGTGGTCCTCTGGTTTCAACTACACTGATTGGTGGTCCAGATTTGGAAATCACAACTACAATAACAAaacagaacaacaacaacaacaacagccaAAGCAGATACTTGTTGGTGGTTCTGAGCATTGGCACTTCGGCTACAATTACTCTGACTGGGCTATCAAGAGTGCTCCATTTTACCTCAATGATACTCTAG TTTTCAAGTTTGAAGCTCCAAATGCCTCCACTTTCCCACACAGCGTTTACATGTTTAAAGATTTCTATAGCTTTATGAAGTGTGATATTAAAAGGGCTAGAATGCTAGCAAATCCCACTCAAGGAGGAGGTGAAGGCTTCAAGTTTGTGTTGAAGAAGTGGCAACCTCACTTTTTCGGTTGTGGCGAGAGAAACGGCTTCCACTGCAACAATGGGACAATGAAATTCGCTGTGATGCCAATGCTTCGTCCCTTCTGGTCTTGGCCGTGA